TTGCGATTATGAAAACTTGTGGTAAATCCTGTCCAGGCAGCATCAGTCTGATGCAGCCGCAGCACgcaacattgttttttttgtgtgtgtgagaagaTAAGCACTCGGGAAATTCATCCCCCAAAAATCCTTCCCACCATGGCTGCAGCTTCTCGGTGACATCCGATATTGTACGTACTATTCTGTGTTATTGTTAAGCCCCGCTAAAGGCataaaaaacattgtaaagcaccataaagtttttgtgcactatattccaagacTTCTGAAGTCATTCGATAGCTTAATGTGAGgtacaaattaatatttaagtCTTTAAGGTTAATGGAAACTCATCTCTCCTCAGTCATTCTCCATTCAGCATTTAAACAGCACGTAGCGTTCGGTTACAACAGTAACACGATGAAACTCACTCCAAGATCAATATTCCCAttattatactttatttgtaaataaaggTATACGGTTTTGCATAAAAAGATTTTATCTTGCTGCAGCTTATTTCTGTTTCTAAATCATGTCATTTTTCTACCAGGTGTCTGTTATTTTTTAGGCCATAGATAATGAAGATAGCCTTCTCTTCTCATGGTGTGCTGTGTTATAATGCGTTGCCTTTTGACAACGGTCATATAATTGAAtgtttatgcttaaaaaaagTGCATAGAGCTGCtcattttatttgttgtttgttgattttcaaatataaaacttGTTGAAATGTTTTCAGTGTGCGTATCAGTTAATATTGATAATCGTGATAATTTTGGTCACTATAATCATAATATGAAATTTTCATACTGTCCCATCTCTAGTACTAGTGTATTTATGTcataaattaatgtaattactTCTACtcacattcttttttttcttattaatgATCTAATGGCAGATTTGGTATTCAGACCAGACCACAGCTAAGTCCATGTTAGAAATGTCATTGTGGTCAAAGATATTATTGTAATCCCTGTTAAAGACAATATATAGTATGGAATAAAGCAGAGCAGATAAACTGTCACAATGATTCCTAATGTCAGAGCAGCTTTGCTCTCAGATTTCCTCAGAAGAATAAGTGATTCTCCACATAAAACTCATTATAAAGAAGCACTCTCCAAAACACACTATTCTGTCTGAAAAGTCTAAatagctgctgctgctgctgctaatTACAACCCTAATTACAGCTAATTACTTCACTATTATAAGCTAAAGAACAAAACCAACAGAGACAGATGCTCATCATAGTTTTAGTGGTGGTGATTTTCTGTGGGTACAGTAAAGAGTGACACACAGCCACATAACGATtaacagaaaacaaaactaaattaaatcttGTGATTTACAGATACTTTATGTATAACAACCTACATAGGCAATTGTCTTTTAACTGTCATGGAACCTTAAAAGAAACTGATTTGGAACACTCTCTATAGGCCGCCACTCcacacaaacatacaaagaGCAGAGAAAAGTGAACTCACAATTGATTTCAATAAAATCTGACTTTAGCATGATAACATACTGTACAAGTTAATAGTAAGATACattaataagaataaaaatagacatgatacaaatgaaacattttgtaTTGATATTTTTCAGTACTGAATTAAATAAGTTTATTATCAACATTATTAACACCTCATGAATCTGTTGCAATGAACTTTGCGATTCCTTTCTCTATGAAGGATGTATGTGATATTTAGAATTAGAATTTTGTCAATGGAGAGACAATGATGCCTTGGTTTTGCACAAGTATTTGTCTCCATCTTCTGGCTGAATTGGGATATGAAAATTTTAATTCCCTTTTGCATTTAAACAGTATGGTTTAACACTAGGCCTGTCTATGGTCATACAGCTGATTACAAGAACAGAATAACTGTAAATGCTCTGCAACTGTAAATGCACATTAGTAAAACTGTTGCTTCAGGGGACAGTATGTGCACGTTCAGTTTACAAATGCATAAAAGTACTATACATTAGTCTATGCTTTGTCAaatagacaaaaaacaaaacaaaacaaaaaacatcttcCTCCTCTACAAAAATCatgaataatatataaatatatctaaGAAAGAGGATGATGGCTTCAATATTTTAAGAGTTAAGATGTGTTTAACTGATATTTTAAACCAAGGGTAAAATAAAGCATAGACAACAGGATTCAGGCTTGAGTTAGCATATATAGTCCATAATAGAAATGTCATTGTAGCATAAGAGATTATTGTACTACTTGTTAAAGACAAGATATAGTATGGAATATAGCATAGCAGATAAGCTGTCACAATGATTCCTAATGTCAGAGCAGCTTTGCTTTCAGATTTCCTCCTCACTGAACCTTCCATTACACATTTACCACCCTTCATCAGAGAGTTTATAACTTTCACTTGCTGATGTGCAACATAAAATATCctcaaatataaagttatgatcACAGTCAATGGaaacaagaaagaaaagaacaggTCAACAACTATCCATGAAAAACCTATTATTAAATAGCACTTTCCATAGCATGAGTCTGTTCTTTGTGAGCTTTCAAAATATCTGCCATTAATCACATAGGCAAGACTGTAGGCAAAGGAGAAAAACCAGCAGAGACAGATGATTATTAAGGTTCTAGTTGTGGTTATTTTATGTGGGTACAGTAAAGGGTGACACACAGCCACATAACGATCAATAgcaattaaaactaaattacaAATAGCTGTTGAGAGGACCAGACCCATGATTATCAAAAACAGGTCACACAAAGTGTCTCCAAAGTACCAACATGTCTCAATTAACTTAATGGCATCCGCAGGCATCACAATAAGTCCAACAAGCAGGTCGGCCACAGCAAGAGAGAGACTGATCAGGTTTGTTGGAGTGTGAAGCTTCTTGAAGTGAGAGATGGAGATGATCACCAGCAGGTTCAGAAACACAGTCCATGCTGACAGCAATGAAAAAAACACATACATGATATTGTATTCATGTCTGGAGCGTTTTCCCTTGATACATGATGAGTTGATGGCAGGAAAGCAGTATTGAGTCTCATGTTTCTCTGTCTCATAGGCCATGAGTGAGTCTCCTCCTGTTAGGAGTTTGTTCTGCTCTCCTTACTGTCCTTTCATTTATACAGTGTCTGGATCAGACTGAACAACCCAACTACCTCCCACTCTAACGCTGTCTAGTAACAATTATTTTCTTCCAATAGTAAAATGACTTTGCATAtggtacaaaataaaataaaaaaatgaataacaaaaaCTGTGATGCAGATTGTTGATGTGAGCCCCTAGAGATGGTCCTGTCCACATCAATAGATATATACCAATAGACTGCAGCTGATAGCCCCTGACTCTGTGCCCAGTTTATGCCGGTCACTAACATACAGTACATTCATATGAAGTCACAGCTGATGAAGGTGCATCAGTTGACATGATCACAAAACAAAGACTACAGTGGGGCTTTGTGATGCTTGTCACTAATATTAATGACATATGAAAGCACAATAACCTCTCCCAATAGTTTAAATCATCTGTACATCTACACTGTTTATATGTACAGTATCTCTTCCATTCATAGGCATAGATAAGATAATTCAGAGTAGAGTTAACATAAATAGTCCATGTTAGAAATGTCATTATGGCAGAAGTAATAACTGTTGTCCCTGTTACAGACAACATAGTGTGGAATAGAGCAAAACCTTCATCCTTCACCAAACTGTTTATAACTTTCACTTGCTGATGTGCAATATAAAATATCTTTGAATATATATTATGATCCAGGTATAAGGATTATTAAATAgaggacatttttaaatgattatcaGGTCATCACATACATCTCTTCTAAAACAATGACACTGCTAACATGGATTTTGTATGTTAACTCAGGTCTGAAACCTCTTATCTATGATTTATTCGAGTCTTCGAAACTTTTGTTtctaatcagtggttcggatcgcatgtcaaactgctgaaatcacatgactttggcgctcgaAACAAagatttgaagcagtgttttgaaatcggccatcactagataatcttgaatttcatcaaaaaatatcttagtttgtgttccaaagatgaacgaaggtcttacgggtgtaaaacaacatgagggtgagtaataaataacatatttttaatatttgagtgaactaacacTTCAAATTGTCACCCCGTCCAATCATCCAGACTGCACTCTGGGGCTACAAGCTGTTTGGGAATGAAGTCCTGTAAGTTCTGGGAGGTAAATTATATGAAAAGACATTGACGGAAGACTTTGGCTAAGGCATTTCAGAatgtccaaaacaacatttcaaGTGTTGTGCAACAAGATTGACTTTTTTGATGCACATCAAGGAACTTATTCGCTTTCATCATAGTGTGTCTTATTGGATACAAAAACTATTCATctttatgcacattttcagaatttatgcgcatcttggcatttccatccagcattttttatgCTATATGCtaaaattcacataaaaataggtggatggaaacatggaTAATGATAAGCATCACAACGTCTCTGTAAATGTGTGCAAGGCCCGTGAGTTGGGAGTGCAAGGTCAGTGAATTGTGTAAGTTTGTTTGCTTCACACACTTAATGAACAGATCACTGGAGGATTGTCACTGCAGCAGAACTTTATATACAGAACAGTTGTTAACAGGACCTTAAGGATTATTTACCCATGTAAAATACCAAATAAATACCAGGTGCGCACAGACAAAGGCCAGGTTCACACAGTCattttttgggattgacaaccgcatttacttacaggtgtgagtctcgaaatgtctcgttcacacagcaacttacagtagTGTTTGGAACACTGGCAgaacctgattttgctgagttcaacatgttcctgggtcaacatttttgttgatcctggaacaacattcaaatcaaccaatcagatttgaggggcaagtttacagattatatcaagtttaggcttaaaatcatgaattggtgcttctacatcagtgttattcatctatcatttccatctgatttttgggataacttaggttaggtttaggggtaggaatagagttaagactaaattttcagactggaatgttgttccaggatcaacaaaatatgttgacccaggaacgcatctaacttaGCAAAATCAGGACGTGCAGAACACTGCCGGTATGAACGTGTAGCGAGTGTCAAGCCTGTATTCTCTTACTAGTAACCATGACGACAATGATCAACGTAGTATTAAAAGATGGCGACGTACACGCGTCACGTCATTTGCGACATCTCGCGCATACACGGCatttgaaaagaaacacaaaactgacatGAGCTGCTCCGATGGAGAACAATGACTGGATCTAACACCTTAAGATGACGTACAGCTCACATCTCTGTCGCTGTAAGTTACTGAAAGCgaaaccacacacaaaacaccggctctctcgcactgtatgtgacagacaactagttgtccagtGCGGTTCCGTTCACACAGCGCAAATATTCCGAGAATgcggttgtgagtcctgaaaatttacagGTTTGAGTTCGgttatagaatgcggttgtcactcccgtaaaTAAACGTACTGCGTGTGAATGTAACCGTATTAAGGACTCAAAAACCAATAGGACTGACAAccatattctgctgctgtgtgaacatggccaaaaaaaagagattttgggGCTCATCAATGGCAATGATACTGCAGTACACCCAAATATATATTTGAGCACACTATTATGTGTTCCTATGCTCACGTGCAGGAATGAATGACACAATTTATCTATCAACATTAACTAAATATTAATGATTTAGAACTAAGTCCAGTGATGTTTAGATCAGGTTGAGCTTTCTCACAAAGCTCAATACTATAAGCATTCTCTGTTAACATTCTAGTGTTTGTTTTCTGAGTTTATGATTAACTCTGGAGCCTGTACAcatgtaaatgtgacatttacaGCAAACGACCAACCTGTGTCTTGATGGTAACTGACTTCTTACATCCATTAGAAATGACCTCAAAACCACTCTTATTCGCTCCATAATTTCGCTCCCACTCAATTGTGAAAGGAAGAACATTCAGTCCATGTATTTATGGTACAACTCTGTTTGACTTCTCTTAGCATCATTTTTGCTGCACT
This genomic stretch from Megalobrama amblycephala isolate DHTTF-2021 linkage group LG2, ASM1881202v1, whole genome shotgun sequence harbors:
- the LOC125262961 gene encoding trace amine-associated receptor 13c-like; its protein translation is MAYETEKHETQYCFPAINSSCIKGKRSRHEYNIMYVFFSLLSAWTVFLNLLVIISISHFKKLHTPTNLISLSLAVADLLVGLIVMPADAIKLIETCWYFGDTLCDLFLIIMGLVLSTAICNLVLIAIDRYVAVCHPLLYPHKITTTRTLIIICLCWFFSFAYSLAYVINGRYFESSQRTDSCYGKCYLIIGFSWIVVDLFFSFLFPLTVIITLYLRIFYVAHQQVKVINSLMKGGKCVMEGSVRRKSESKAALTLGIIVTAYLLCYIPYYILSLTSSTIISYATMTFLLWTIYANSSLNPVVYALFYPWFKISVKHILTLKILKPSSSFLDIFIYYS